Below is a window of Mucilaginibacter sp. PAMC 26640 DNA.
GGCAAATATATCCCACAGGGAATGGTGAACACCGGTACGGATGCCGCGCCAAATTATGTTAAAAATACTTTGCCTTATAACCCCTACCAACAATACAATGCAAACGGCACACTGGCTTATTACGTAGATGAATCATCGGTATTCAGCCGCACGTTTATAAAACTGCGGCAGGTGTCATTGGGTTATACACTACCCAGGCGCTTACTCGGCAACGGCCCGGTTAAAAGTGCAACCTTTTCATTAATAGCGCGTAATTTGCTTTACTTCCGAAAAGACCTGCCCATATTTGACCCGGATGCATCAGATAGTATCGGTAATGGCTACGGCTATGATACCGGCGGACTGCCAGCCAGCAGAACTTACGGTTTTAACTTAAATATTGTTTTTTGATGATGAACAGAGGATTAAAGCGGCTACTCAAAACAACGGTGATCATCTGCTTTGCTTTGCTGCCCTGTGCATGCACCAAAAATTTTGCTGAATACAACCTCAACCCGGATGGCAGTGTGGTTGCGCAGCCTGCACTTTTATTTTCAGATGCACTGGTAAAGACCTCTGCCGCAGATATGGAGGCCCGCACCAATTACTGCCATGCTTTTATGCAATACGGTTACAGCGATTTTTGGTCGGGTACTACCTATTCCTTGTCAGATGCAATTTCCAACCGGTATTGGAACAACTTCTACATCCCCGTATTACGAAACCTGGAGTACATCGTACCTATTCTCAAAAACAAGCCGGATATGGCTACTACGTATGCCGCAGCGCGTATCTGGCGGGTTTTTATTTATCAAAAACTGACAGATATGTACGGGGACATCCCCTATTTTCAGGCTGGGCAGGCGCTTGCAAGTGGAATATTCACGCCGGAGTACGATACCCAGCAGGTGATCTATGCCGACCTCATCAAAGAGTTACGTGCTGCCATTGCCCTTATGAAAAGTAACCCGGCAATGGTTGTTGGCGGCGACCAATTCTATGGTGGCAGTGCTGCCCAGTGGCGTAAGCTGGCCAACGCTATGTTGCTAAAAATTGGTATGAGACTGATAAAGGTTGACCCGGCACAAGCCGCAATTTTAGTAAAAGAAGCCTATACCGATGGTGTGATGACCTCTAATATGGACATGCCGGTGTTAAAGCATAACAGCAGCGCAGATAATGGCTTTTTCTTTAACCTCAGCGATCAGCATTTTTTCCTTCATCAAACCCTGGTAAGTAAAATGAAGGCCGCAGGCGATCCCCGGCTTAATATTTATGGGGCAATTTATAACAAAGCCGCCAATGCGGGCGGGGTAATTACATCAAAAGATACCTTACAGTATGTAGGCTACAGTTTTAAAGCAGCCGATCCATTACCAAATGCAAGGGTCAATGTTTCGATATTTGGTTTAGAAGAAACACCTTTTTTTGATTTTCAGTTTGCGGAAGTGCAGTTTCTACTGGCAGAAGCCGTGCTGAGAGGGTACATAGATGGAGATGCCAACGAATACTACCGATCCGGCGTAACTGCCCACATGCAATCGCTGGCACTTTTGCCCACCGGGCCTTCCATTAGCAATGCGCAAATTGTAGCCTACCTGGCCCGCAACCCATTAGTAGATCCTTTAGACCCCACCGTCGAGAAAAGCATTGAACGGATCAACACCGAATTCTGGTTAGCCGGGTTTATATTTGATGCAGACGAGGTTTACGCCAACTGGCGCCGTACAGGCTATCCTAAACTAGTGGCCAATCCAAACACCATTACCGGCCCAAGCAGTTCGCGCGGTGCTATTCCGCGAAAGCTTCCCTATCCGCAATCAGAGTTTACACTGAATAGTACGAATGTAAACAAGGCCCTGGCCGTATACGGAGGGCTAAATGATTTTAATGAAAAGGCCCGGGTGTGGTGGGATAAGTAGCTTTCCGCATTCGCATTTTGTGTGCTGAACAAATTGCCTGCTTATAAAGACGGTCCAGTTAAACACTAAGGGCCTTTGTGAAGATACCTCCTATTTCCGCATCAATTTTCAAAATAATTCGTCTCAAGATGCCGAAAAGAAAGTTTAGAAAATTTTAATTTTTTTAAACATAATAATTGTGGTGATGTTCCTATTGGAAACAATAAGTTATGTTGATTGCATCTCCTACTCAGGTTAACCCTGTTTCAAAAGGGACACCAAAAACGATCACGCTCCATATTAACGGGGCAGCGCATACCCTGGAGGTATTACCTTATGTGAGCCTGTTGGATGCCCTTAGAGAATACCTGGATTTAACGGGCACTAAAAAAGGCTGCGACCATGGACAATGTGGTGCATGCACGGTTTTATGTGATGGCAAACGGGTTTTAAGTTGCCTTACATTGGCGGTGATGAAAGATGGTGCCGAAATTACCACCATTGAAGGTGTGGATCATCCCTTGCAACAGGGTTTTATTGATCATGACGCGTTTCAATGCGGTTATTGCACTCCCGGGCAGATCTGCAGCGCCATTGGCATGATGCAGGAAGGAAAGGCTAAAACCAGGTTGGAAGTGCAGGATGCCATGAGTGGTAACCTTTGCCGCTGTGGCGCCAACATGCAGATAATTGACGCAATAATGGAAGGGATGGGTCATGAATAATTTTGATTATGAGGTAGCAGGCTCCGTTGAGGAAGCAGTAGGAAAATCAACCTTTATCGCCGGTGGCACCAACCTGCTCGATCTGCTCAAATACAACCTTGAAAGCGTTGAAACGCTGGTAGATATCAACTCGCTTGATAGCGCCATAACTCAGATAGAAACGGGGATACTGCTCGGCGCTTTGGCCACCAATGCAGATACTGCCTACCACCCGCTTATCGAACAGAACTACCCACTGCTATCTAAGGCTATTTTGGCCGGTGCATCCGGGCAGATCCGCAATATGGCCACCAACGGCGGTAACTTATTACAGCGTACCCGTTGT
It encodes the following:
- a CDS encoding (2Fe-2S)-binding protein, translating into MLIASPTQVNPVSKGTPKTITLHINGAAHTLEVLPYVSLLDALREYLDLTGTKKGCDHGQCGACTVLCDGKRVLSCLTLAVMKDGAEITTIEGVDHPLQQGFIDHDAFQCGYCTPGQICSAIGMMQEGKAKTRLEVQDAMSGNLCRCGANMQIIDAIMEGMGHE